A region from the Bacteroidales bacterium genome encodes:
- a CDS encoding alanine dehydrogenase translates to MSQSQKASGQFSYSEKLLPQAEMLEEKKYKKSLYIGIPKETDKYENRIILTPQAVKQLADEGHKIVIEPGAGIKSRWKDSDYTKAGAGIVSRKEVFKSEIILKVSPFDEEDIRFLSGNQLIISTLHFNTQSSHKINKLKSKKVTAVAIELMKDAGGFNPFIQTMSEISGILAINTASEYLSNPETSKGILLGGITGIPAARLIIIGAGTAGEYAARTALGLGAQVKVFDPSLSKLQNLKSKLGIQLFTSVFQKEIISKALKTADVVIGAIDYNKEDNINIISEKMVASMKNGSVIIDLNTDSASCFASSKITHLGNPAFEKHGIIHYCVPNITSKASRTASVALSNTIFPVLQKISHEKSTPNIVRNITEIRNGTYIYEGILTNERLGRQLYLDFKDIDLLTAIF, encoded by the coding sequence ATGTCTCAATCACAAAAAGCATCAGGGCAATTCTCTTACAGCGAAAAACTTCTTCCGCAAGCTGAAATGCTTGAAGAAAAAAAATATAAAAAATCACTATACATTGGCATCCCAAAAGAAACAGATAAGTATGAGAACAGAATTATACTTACACCTCAAGCTGTTAAACAACTTGCAGATGAAGGTCATAAAATTGTTATAGAACCGGGTGCAGGTATTAAAAGCAGGTGGAAAGACTCGGATTATACAAAAGCCGGTGCCGGCATAGTATCAAGAAAAGAAGTTTTCAAATCTGAAATTATTCTAAAAGTATCTCCTTTTGATGAAGAAGATATTAGGTTTCTATCCGGAAATCAACTGATAATTTCTACACTTCATTTTAATACACAATCTTCTCACAAAATAAATAAATTAAAATCCAAAAAAGTAACAGCAGTTGCGATTGAACTAATGAAAGATGCCGGAGGATTTAACCCTTTCATTCAAACAATGAGTGAGATATCCGGTATTCTTGCTATCAATACAGCAAGTGAATATTTAAGTAATCCGGAAACAAGCAAAGGGATATTGTTAGGCGGGATTACCGGAATTCCGGCAGCAAGATTAATTATTATCGGTGCCGGAACTGCCGGAGAATATGCAGCAAGAACAGCATTAGGTCTTGGTGCTCAAGTAAAGGTATTTGATCCGTCACTCTCAAAACTTCAAAACCTTAAAAGCAAATTAGGAATTCAATTATTTACATCAGTATTTCAAAAAGAAATTATTTCAAAAGCATTAAAAACTGCAGATGTTGTAATCGGTGCAATTGATTACAATAAAGAAGATAATATTAATATTATATCTGAAAAGATGGTTGCTTCTATGAAAAACGGTTCTGTTATTATTGATCTTAATACAGACAGTGCCTCTTGTTTTGCAAGTTCAAAAATTACACATCTCGGAAATCCTGCATTTGAAAAACACGGTATTATACATTATTGTGTTCCGAATATAACATCAAAAGCCTCCAGAACAGCATCAGTTGCTTTAAGTAATACAATATTTCCTGTTCTTCAAAAAATCAGCCACGAAAAATCAACACCAAATATAGTAAGAAATATTACTGAAATAAGAAACGGTACATATATTTATGAAGGTATTCTTACAAATGAACGTCTCGGCAGACAACTCTACTTAGATTTTAAAGATATTGACTTGCTGACAGCTATTTTTTAA
- the tsaE gene encoding tRNA (adenosine(37)-N6)-threonylcarbamoyltransferase complex ATPase subunit type 1 TsaE, translating into MYSYTAKTLDNLPDIAKAILKNYKSDKIFAFYGKMGSGKTTFIKEICKTLGVEDVITSPTFALINEYTDKQNNKIYHLDFYRIESQEEAFDFGYEEYIFSSNYCFIEWPELIENLLPDSYVKIKIIEEKNGSRTFTSQKVINFK; encoded by the coding sequence ATGTATAGCTACACAGCAAAAACTTTAGACAATTTACCTGATATAGCAAAAGCAATTTTAAAGAACTATAAATCAGACAAAATATTTGCTTTCTACGGAAAAATGGGAAGCGGAAAAACTACCTTTATTAAAGAAATTTGCAAGACCCTCGGAGTTGAAGATGTAATTACCAGCCCTACATTTGCATTAATTAATGAATATACCGATAAGCAAAACAATAAAATATACCATTTAGATTTCTACAGAATCGAATCTCAAGAGGAAGCCTTTGATTTCGGATATGAAGAATATATATTCAGTTCAAATTATTGTTTTATTGAATGGCCTGAACTGATTGAGAACTTACTTCCTGATTCTTATGTAAAAATTAAGATTATTGAAGAAAAAAACGGTTCAAGAACATTCACATCACAAAAAGTAATTAATTTCAAATAA
- a CDS encoding PglZ domain-containing protein — MVKANVLWVDDEIDLLKIQILFLEEKGHNVSTANNGDDAIDMIKENTYDIIFLDENMPGISGLDVLVDIKRLKPNIPVVMVTKNEEEDIMDEAIGSKIDDYLIKPVNPKQIILSIKKNVENKRLITEKTTSKYQTEFNKISIAISEAQNFDDWINLYKDLVYWELELDKTSDNTMDEVLIAQKEDANNEFAKFIKSNYLKWFEPENDNRPNMPFDFFRQKIIPLLDNKEKVFVIVIDNLRLDQWKAMEPIINNYMHTDKEKIWMSILPTATQYARNALFAGLTPLEISKQHPDLWLNDEEEGGKNKYEDVLLKHMFHRYRRKVKFNYHKILNNKSGEKLNENLANSFQDQLSVVVYNFVDILSHARTDTKMIRELAYDDAAYRDLTITWFEHSPLLELIKKLSRKKIKTFIVTDHGSINVMNPIKVVGDRNTTTNLRYKHGKNLAYKKNEVFEITNPEKVGLPVSNISSSYIFSYNADFFAYPNNYNYYVKYYKNTFQHGGVSLEEMLIPFITLIPK, encoded by the coding sequence ATGGTAAAAGCAAATGTACTTTGGGTTGATGATGAAATTGACCTCCTCAAAATTCAAATCTTATTTTTGGAAGAAAAAGGTCATAATGTTTCAACTGCAAATAATGGTGATGATGCCATTGATATGATTAAAGAAAACACCTATGATATTATTTTTCTTGATGAAAATATGCCGGGCATTTCGGGTCTTGATGTATTGGTTGATATAAAGCGGCTAAAGCCAAATATACCCGTAGTAATGGTTACAAAGAATGAAGAAGAGGATATTATGGACGAAGCTATAGGTTCAAAAATTGATGATTATTTGATAAAACCGGTAAATCCTAAACAAATAATTCTTTCCATTAAAAAGAATGTTGAAAATAAAAGGTTAATTACTGAAAAAACAACTTCAAAATATCAAACAGAATTCAATAAAATAAGTATAGCAATTAGTGAAGCACAAAATTTTGACGATTGGATTAACTTATATAAAGACCTCGTTTATTGGGAATTAGAATTAGATAAAACATCAGATAATACTATGGACGAGGTATTAATCGCACAAAAAGAAGATGCTAATAACGAATTTGCTAAATTTATTAAATCAAATTATCTGAAATGGTTTGAACCTGAAAATGATAATCGCCCGAATATGCCTTTTGATTTCTTCAGACAAAAAATTATTCCTTTACTTGATAATAAAGAAAAGGTTTTTGTTATTGTAATTGATAATCTTCGTCTGGATCAATGGAAAGCCATGGAGCCTATTATCAACAACTATATGCATACCGATAAAGAAAAAATTTGGATGTCGATTTTACCCACTGCAACACAATATGCCAGAAATGCTCTTTTTGCCGGTCTTACACCACTTGAAATTTCAAAACAACACCCTGATCTTTGGTTGAATGATGAAGAAGAAGGAGGAAAAAATAAATATGAAGATGTCTTACTTAAACATATGTTTCACAGATACAGAAGAAAGGTTAAATTCAATTACCATAAAATTTTAAACAACAAAAGCGGTGAAAAACTTAATGAAAACTTGGCAAATTCTTTTCAAGATCAACTTTCTGTAGTTGTTTATAACTTTGTAGATATTCTGTCTCATGCACGTACTGATACAAAAATGATACGTGAATTAGCATATGATGATGCAGCATACAGAGACCTTACAATTACTTGGTTTGAACATTCTCCTTTATTAGAATTGATCAAAAAACTTTCAAGAAAAAAAATAAAAACATTTATTGTAACAGATCACGGATCAATTAATGTTATGAACCCGATAAAAGTAGTTGGTGACAGAAATACAACTACTAATTTAAGATACAAACACGGAAAAAATCTGGCATATAAAAAAAATGAAGTGTTTGAAATAACAAATCCTGAAAAAGTCGGGTTACCTGTCTCAAACATAAGTTCGTCGTATATTTTCAGCTATAATGCAGACTTCTTCGCTTACCCTAATAATTATAATTATTATGTAAAATATTATAAAAATACATTCCAACACGGTGGTGTCTCTCTTGAAGAAATGCTGATTCCGTTTATTACTTTAATACCAAAATAA
- the rsmA gene encoding 16S rRNA (adenine(1518)-N(6)/adenine(1519)-N(6))-dimethyltransferase RsmA, with product MVRAKKHLGQHFLKDKNIAKKIVQSLEATGINNVIEIGPGTGILTEYLLNREFETYVVEIDEESVDFLKKHFSMPEDRIINQDFLKLNIRSIVNEQLAIIGNFPYNISSQILFKVLENREIIPELVGTFQKEVAERIASKPGSKKYGILSVLIQAFYDTDYLFTLNESVFLPPPKVKSGVIRLTRKKDYKLICDEPLFFRLVKAGFNQRRKMLRNSLKDIYKDMQTDNAFFSKRPEQLSVEDFVSLTKMIEEKAS from the coding sequence ATGGTTAGAGCAAAAAAGCATTTAGGGCAACATTTTTTGAAAGATAAGAATATAGCAAAGAAGATTGTACAAAGTTTAGAGGCGACCGGAATTAATAATGTTATTGAAATTGGGCCGGGTACAGGTATATTAACAGAATATTTACTGAATAGAGAGTTTGAAACATATGTTGTTGAAATTGATGAAGAATCGGTTGATTTCCTTAAAAAACATTTCTCAATGCCGGAAGATCGAATAATCAATCAAGATTTTTTGAAGCTTAATATTAGAAGTATCGTTAATGAACAACTTGCAATAATAGGGAATTTTCCTTACAACATTTCAAGTCAGATTTTATTCAAGGTATTAGAAAACAGAGAGATAATACCTGAATTAGTAGGAACATTCCAAAAAGAAGTTGCTGAGAGGATAGCTTCAAAACCCGGATCGAAAAAATACGGAATATTAAGCGTATTAATACAAGCATTTTATGATACAGATTATTTATTTACTTTAAATGAATCTGTTTTTTTACCTCCGCCTAAAGTTAAATCCGGAGTAATTAGATTGACAAGAAAAAAAGATTATAAGCTTATTTGTGATGAACCATTATTTTTCCGACTGGTAAAAGCAGGTTTTAATCAGAGAAGAAAGATGTTAAGAAATTCTTTGAAAGATATTTATAAAGATATGCAAACAGATAATGCCTTTTTTTCAAAAAGACCGGAGCAATTATCTGTTGAAGATTTTGTCAGTTTAACAAAAATGATTGAGGAAAAAGCTTCTTAA
- a CDS encoding BamA/TamA family outer membrane protein — translation MLQLYKIKKINLQNIIITVVVMMFFSCNLTKNLKDNEKLLVKNKIVIVDDDNNDIKDPGFEEFDIKQVIKPKLNTKFIILPVNLWVYYLYDPKKIEKKEKKKNNRCNSKNKRKISRVSKKIRAVEKNINNSEINSSEYNKFNKRLLRFQNKKEKKEEKDCNKLHWSQKVGEPPVLYKTNDEYRNKRKIRVLLKNKGYYDPIIKVGTKPRKNNKKKIIVNYKIKPGRPYIINKINYNIEDPNIKKIILADTANTLIKKGSRTDTKLIEKERKRISDKLRNTAYYKFSKDFIYFSVDTIGKNHLSEIIVNIKNPVNENNETTFHKRYKINNIYIYPNYNPKKALINKEEYFSTNDTIIFYSKDGLKYNIIYTDIPRINPKSFVKGLYIAPGEYYNTKDIKASYKYLASLQIIQTANINFNDVQIFPEENDSIKYIDCVIRLTQDDLQSIAVAAEFTNSSGNLGIAFSNNYEHQNIFRNTEVLNLKLNFALQRLPKSSEDTDTLGFFNSKEAGGNLSLKFPRLLAPLSWKKFIKRSNPYTIIQVDYNFLERPDYTRSIAGTSFGYNWNSTKMISHSFIPITGDLVKLKNPTEEFQEYIKKWNLEEIYDDRLVFGSSYRFTFNNQLVSQKRNFIFFSVYTKPAGNSLSLIMKMSDQDKEDGSYKIDDNVFAQFIKTDFDFRYYRKLTREKDMIVFRLFAGIAFPYGNNNVIPFSERYSSGGANGIRAWPVRTLGPGSYKNKDEDDFYPNQTSDIKLETNLEYRMKLFWMLEGALFIDAGNIWAINEYDIRAGAQFDFNDFYKEIAVGSGFGLRLDIEFVVIRLDLGRKLFDPSKPIDQRFVSAASGWNEIKKIWTLNFAIGFPF, via the coding sequence ATGTTACAATTATACAAAATAAAAAAGATAAATCTTCAAAACATCATCATTACTGTTGTTGTAATGATGTTTTTCTCATGTAACTTAACAAAGAACTTAAAAGATAATGAAAAATTACTTGTGAAAAATAAAATTGTTATTGTTGATGATGATAATAATGATATTAAAGACCCGGGATTTGAAGAGTTTGATATTAAACAAGTAATTAAGCCCAAGCTGAATACAAAATTTATAATTCTGCCGGTAAACCTTTGGGTATATTATTTATATGATCCGAAAAAAATCGAAAAAAAAGAAAAAAAAAAAAATAACAGATGTAATTCAAAAAATAAAAGGAAAATTAGCAGGGTCAGTAAAAAAATTAGGGCTGTTGAAAAAAATATAAATAATTCAGAAATAAATTCTTCTGAATATAACAAATTCAACAAACGCCTTTTAAGGTTCCAAAACAAGAAAGAAAAAAAAGAAGAAAAAGATTGTAATAAATTGCATTGGTCACAAAAAGTAGGAGAACCACCTGTACTTTATAAAACCAATGATGAATATCGAAATAAAAGGAAAATTCGAGTTCTTCTTAAGAACAAGGGATATTACGACCCAATAATCAAGGTAGGTACAAAACCAAGAAAAAATAACAAAAAAAAGATTATTGTTAATTATAAAATTAAACCCGGCAGACCATATATTATAAACAAAATAAATTACAATATTGAAGACCCTAACATAAAGAAGATTATTTTAGCTGATACAGCAAACACATTGATAAAAAAAGGCTCAAGAACAGATACAAAACTTATTGAGAAAGAAAGGAAAAGGATATCCGACAAATTAAGAAATACAGCTTATTACAAATTTTCAAAAGATTTTATATATTTTTCGGTTGATACCATAGGTAAAAATCATTTGTCAGAAATAATTGTTAATATAAAAAATCCGGTAAATGAAAACAATGAAACAACATTTCATAAAAGATATAAAATTAATAATATCTATATATATCCTAATTATAACCCTAAAAAAGCACTGATTAACAAAGAAGAATATTTTTCAACAAACGATACCATTATTTTTTATTCTAAAGACGGATTAAAATACAACATTATTTATACCGATATTCCGAGAATAAACCCAAAATCGTTTGTAAAAGGCCTTTATATTGCTCCCGGGGAATATTATAACACAAAAGATATCAAAGCATCATACAAATATTTGGCTTCTCTTCAGATTATCCAAACAGCAAATATAAATTTTAATGATGTTCAAATTTTTCCTGAAGAAAATGACAGTATAAAATATATAGATTGTGTAATAAGGCTGACACAAGATGATCTGCAATCTATTGCAGTTGCTGCTGAATTTACAAATTCATCCGGAAATCTTGGTATTGCATTCAGCAATAACTATGAACATCAAAACATTTTCAGAAATACTGAAGTTCTTAATCTAAAATTAAATTTTGCTTTACAAAGGCTTCCAAAAAGTTCTGAAGATACAGATACATTAGGATTTTTTAACAGTAAAGAGGCAGGAGGAAATTTGAGCCTCAAGTTTCCAAGATTATTAGCTCCCTTGTCTTGGAAAAAATTCATAAAAAGAAGTAATCCTTATACAATCATACAAGTTGATTACAATTTTTTGGAAAGACCTGATTATACAAGATCAATTGCCGGTACTTCATTCGGTTATAATTGGAACTCAACAAAAATGATATCTCATTCATTTATTCCCATTACCGGTGACCTTGTTAAACTTAAAAATCCAACAGAAGAATTTCAAGAATATATAAAAAAATGGAATCTTGAAGAAATTTATGACGACAGGCTGGTTTTCGGTTCTTCATACAGATTCACCTTTAATAATCAATTGGTTTCCCAAAAAAGAAATTTTATTTTCTTTTCTGTTTATACGAAACCTGCCGGAAACAGTTTATCATTAATAATGAAAATGTCGGACCAAGATAAAGAAGACGGAAGTTATAAAATTGATGATAACGTTTTCGCACAATTTATTAAAACAGACTTTGATTTCAGATATTACAGAAAATTAACAAGGGAGAAAGATATGATAGTTTTCAGGCTTTTTGCCGGTATAGCATTTCCATACGGTAATAATAATGTAATACCTTTCAGTGAACGCTATTCTTCCGGAGGAGCTAACGGAATAAGAGCTTGGCCGGTAAGAACATTAGGGCCGGGGTCCTATAAAAATAAAGATGAAGATGATTTTTATCCTAACCAAACATCTGATATAAAACTTGAAACAAATTTAGAATACAGAATGAAACTGTTTTGGATGCTTGAGGGAGCATTATTCATTGATGCCGGAAATATTTGGGCAATAAACGAATATGACATTAGAGCCGGAGCTCAATTTGATTTTAATGACTTTTATAAAGAAATTGCCGTTGGTTCCGGATTTGGTTTAAGATTAGATATTGAATTTGTAGTAATCAGACTTGATCTCGGAAGAAAATTGTTTGATCCGAGCAAACCAATTGATCAGAGGTTTGTATCAGCCGCAAGTGGATGGAATGAAATTAAAAAGATTTGGACTCTGAATTTTGCAATAGGATTTCCTTTTTAA
- a CDS encoding RNA methyltransferase, whose translation MLSKNKIKFINSLKLRKYREKNRLFLAEGEKIVSDLLSSNLNAEYLIIEEGFNFKVLNKKVEIIRTDSSSIKMISGLKNPSKVMGIFETIQNEFKVSDIINKISLFCDGIQDPGNLGTIIRTADWFGIEHIICTNETVDVYNPKVVQATMGAIAGVKVYYSEAEDFFKQISGDIQVYGTFLEGENIYKSELSESAIIVIGNEGKGISYEVEKYIDKKIYIPCRADGKNFSESLNASVATGIVCSEFVRRKM comes from the coding sequence ATGCTTTCTAAAAACAAAATAAAATTTATTAATTCGTTAAAATTAAGAAAATATCGTGAAAAGAACAGACTTTTTCTCGCTGAAGGAGAAAAAATTGTTTCAGATCTTCTTTCGTCAAATTTAAATGCTGAATATTTAATTATTGAAGAGGGCTTTAATTTTAAGGTATTAAACAAAAAAGTTGAGATTATAAGAACAGATTCTTCAAGTATTAAAATGATTTCCGGTTTAAAAAATCCGTCGAAAGTTATGGGTATTTTTGAAACTATTCAAAATGAATTTAAGGTTTCAGATATTATTAATAAAATTTCATTGTTTTGTGACGGTATTCAAGATCCGGGAAATCTCGGTACAATAATCAGAACTGCTGATTGGTTCGGGATTGAACATATTATTTGCACTAATGAAACTGTTGATGTTTACAATCCTAAAGTGGTGCAAGCTACTATGGGAGCAATAGCCGGAGTTAAAGTTTATTATTCGGAAGCAGAGGATTTTTTTAAACAAATATCCGGAGATATTCAAGTTTACGGAACATTTTTGGAAGGTGAGAATATCTATAAATCTGAACTCTCTGAATCTGCAATTATTGTTATAGGAAACGAAGGAAAAGGGATTTCTTATGAAGTTGAAAAATATATTGATAAAAAAATTTATATACCGTGTCGTGCTGACGGTAAGAACTTTTCTGAATCATTAAATGCATCTGTAGCAACAGGAATAGTTTGTTCTGAATTTGTCAGACGTAAAATGTAA
- the recA gene encoding recombinase RecA, with translation MAKKETDSKSAKLQALQSTLNKIDKEYGKGTVMRLDSKAVIDIPSISTGSIALDNALGIGGVPRGRVTEIYGPESSGKTTLAIHIIAEAQKKDGIAAFIDAEHAFDSFYAKKLGVDIDNLLVSQPDHGEQALEITDHLIRSGAVDIIVIDSVAALTPRAEIEGEMGDSRMGLQARLMSQALRKLTSNIGKTKTCVIFINQLREKIGVMFGNPETTTGGNALKFYSSVRLDIRRIGQIKDEDAVVGNKTRVKVVKNKVSPPFKKAEFDIMYGEGISKIGEIIDLGAEYNIIQKSGSWYSYGDTKLGQGREAVKKLLTDNIELQEELEIKIRDYLKNGKKEE, from the coding sequence ATGGCAAAAAAAGAAACAGACTCAAAATCAGCAAAACTTCAAGCACTTCAATCTACATTAAACAAAATTGATAAAGAATACGGCAAGGGTACTGTTATGAGGCTTGATTCCAAGGCTGTTATTGATATTCCGTCAATTTCAACAGGTTCTATAGCTTTGGATAATGCACTTGGTATTGGAGGTGTTCCGAGAGGAAGAGTAACAGAAATATACGGCCCGGAATCTTCAGGAAAAACAACTTTGGCTATACACATTATTGCCGAAGCTCAAAAGAAAGACGGAATTGCTGCGTTTATTGATGCAGAGCATGCTTTTGACAGTTTCTATGCAAAAAAACTCGGTGTAGATATTGACAACTTGTTGGTATCACAACCGGATCACGGAGAACAAGCTCTCGAAATAACGGATCATTTAATAAGATCAGGAGCTGTAGATATTATTGTAATTGACTCGGTTGCAGCACTTACTCCAAGAGCAGAGATCGAAGGTGAAATGGGTGACTCAAGAATGGGCCTGCAAGCAAGATTAATGTCTCAAGCACTTAGAAAACTTACCTCAAACATAGGTAAAACAAAAACTTGTGTGATCTTCATAAATCAACTTCGTGAAAAAATTGGTGTAATGTTCGGAAATCCTGAAACAACAACCGGCGGAAATGCTTTAAAATTCTACTCATCTGTAAGGCTTGATATAAGAAGAATCGGTCAAATAAAAGATGAAGATGCAGTTGTAGGCAATAAAACGCGTGTAAAAGTTGTAAAAAATAAAGTGTCTCCTCCGTTTAAAAAAGCTGAATTTGATATTATGTACGGTGAAGGAATTTCAAAAATCGGTGAAATAATTGATCTTGGTGCAGAATATAATATTATTCAAAAAAGCGGTTCTTGGTACAGTTACGGAGATACAAAACTCGGACAAGGAAGAGAAGCTGTAAAAAAACTTTTAACAGATAATATTGAGTTGCAAGAAGAATTGGAAATTAAAATAAGAGATTATTTGAAAAACGGAAAAAAAGAGGAATAG
- a CDS encoding SOS response-associated peptidase, protein MISKRCLIPATGFFEWQHINKEKIPYYIFLPEQDIFSFAGIWDNYINDDKKEIHSFSIITCEANPFMLNIHNTKKRMPVILSQQEESIWLDENLNRNEINNLIKKKDYNFEAYTINKSLGNIKINSNTVDILKKYNYENNTLKL, encoded by the coding sequence ATAATAAGTAAGCGATGTCTTATACCTGCTACCGGATTTTTCGAGTGGCAACACATTAATAAAGAAAAAATCCCCTATTACATTTTCCTACCGGAGCAAGATATTTTTTCATTTGCCGGTATATGGGACAATTATATCAATGATGATAAAAAAGAAATTCACAGTTTCTCAATCATTACTTGTGAGGCAAACCCATTTATGTTAAATATCCATAATACAAAAAAAAGAATGCCGGTTATACTAAGTCAACAGGAAGAATCTATTTGGCTTGATGAGAACTTGAACAGAAATGAAATCAATAATTTAATTAAAAAGAAAGATTATAATTTTGAGGCATATACAATCAACAAATCGTTGGGAAATATAAAAATCAATTCAAATACAGTTGATATTCTTAAAAAATATAATTATGAAAATAATACCCTCAAATTATAA
- a CDS encoding SOS response-associated peptidase produces MCFNYSLNTSVKSLEARFKAQSVKEYFGPVYHAGAFTFLKMPVISNEANDTINFYNWGLIPNWVKNDTKADEIKKLTLNAKNLLSEVQ; encoded by the coding sequence ATGTGTTTCAATTACTCATTAAATACAAGCGTAAAATCACTTGAAGCAAGATTCAAGGCACAATCAGTTAAAGAATATTTCGGGCCTGTGTATCATGCCGGTGCATTTACTTTTCTTAAGATGCCGGTAATTTCTAACGAAGCAAATGATACGATAAACTTTTATAATTGGGGACTCATTCCTAATTGGGTAAAAAATGACACAAAAGCAGATGAAATAAAAAAGCTCACTTTAAACGCCAAAAACCTTCTTTCAGAAGTTCAATAA
- a CDS encoding flavodoxin family protein yields MKRILVINGSPRPAGNTSFLLKSFIGGAEKNNAKVDLIDSHHINLKYCNGCLRCNLIKRCSISDDEWSELSKKILDSDVLVFASPVYFHHLTAPVKKILDRFRSFVKVQITEQSLEHIPWQEWDKDFVLLLSMGSSSNEDAKPIIDLFKYMTEILGPKNRMHVITATRLGVIKQISLNKEELKVLYKKIELPEEFAEEDYLKNNRILEDCFQLGEKLSAI; encoded by the coding sequence ATGAAACGAATTTTAGTTATAAACGGAAGTCCGAGACCGGCAGGTAATACTTCTTTTTTATTAAAATCATTTATTGGCGGTGCCGAAAAAAATAATGCAAAAGTCGATTTGATTGATTCTCATCATATTAATTTGAAATATTGCAACGGATGTTTAAGGTGTAACCTTATTAAAAGATGCTCAATAAGTGATGATGAATGGTCTGAATTAAGTAAAAAGATTTTGGATTCTGATGTTTTGGTGTTTGCATCTCCTGTATATTTTCATCATTTAACAGCACCTGTTAAGAAGATATTGGATCGATTTCGGTCTTTTGTAAAGGTTCAGATAACAGAACAAAGTTTGGAGCATATTCCTTGGCAAGAATGGGATAAAGACTTTGTGTTGTTGTTAAGTATGGGATCTTCAAGTAATGAGGATGCAAAACCTATAATTGACCTTTTTAAGTATATGACTGAAATATTAGGACCAAAAAACAGAATGCATGTAATTACTGCAACTCGACTCGGTGTTATTAAACAAATATCATTGAATAAAGAAGAATTAAAGGTTTTATATAAAAAAATAGAATTACCAGAAGAATTTGCAGAAGAAGACTATTTAAAAAATAATAGAATTTTGGAAGATTGTTTTCAATTAGGTGAAAAACTATCAGCAATATAG